In a single window of the Halalkalicoccus subterraneus genome:
- a CDS encoding DUF7563 family protein, with protein MWHHECGQHVTAGFHRIFADNGGILSGYPSCLSATAIKNEKATGH; from the coding sequence CTGTGGCATCATGAGTGTGGCCAGCACGTAACCGCCGGTTTCCACCGCATATTCGCCGATAACGGTGGAATACTCTCTGGCTATCCCAGCTGTCTGAGCGCGACGGCGATCAAGAACGAGAAAGCAACTGGCCACTGA
- a CDS encoding DUF5789 family protein, which yields MTQPEPTDRTREQGIEFGALAEELTTVEYPADCTELIDTYGDESLQLPNGSQSFRNVLEPLEGERFDSSEDVRQAVIGLVNKKAIGREGYSDRTPPAPGEEHDRDPESF from the coding sequence GTGACCCAACCAGAACCGACGGATCGAACACGAGAACAAGGAATCGAGTTTGGAGCCCTTGCAGAGGAACTTACCACAGTTGAGTACCCAGCGGACTGTACGGAGCTGATCGACACGTATGGCGATGAGAGCCTGCAGCTTCCAAATGGTTCTCAGTCGTTTCGAAACGTGCTCGAGCCACTTGAGGGCGAACGGTTTGATTCATCCGAGGACGTTCGACAGGCCGTTATCGGGTTAGTGAATAAGAAGGCGATCGGCCGCGAAGGCTATAGTGACCGAACACCGCCAGCACCCGGAGAAGAGCATGATCGAGACCCCGAGTCATTCTGA